In Ascaphus truei isolate aAscTru1 chromosome 5, aAscTru1.hap1, whole genome shotgun sequence, one genomic interval encodes:
- the MRPS35 gene encoding small ribosomal subunit protein mS35, whose product MAASMLNRVCVTLRGPRIPSAVTRRHPQYSTAPVSRGNRSPPNFRFRKEPAAPRTSKMQPDQDWNSVYPTAAVFKPSTVPLPVRMGYPIRSSVPPDKTGNLELVKIPNFLHLTPVAIKQHCSALREFCTPFPSALSSNELCAQLFPIEFQTVDYISSGPSLRNPKARAVTLQIKLSSLNLDDRARKKLIKLVGSRYSAPSDTLTIRADRCPVRRQNRDYALYLLTVLYHESWKTEAWESEKSLSDMEEYVWEGSVSERNAVQTLQRMGSADPAPREQILGSTSVQEYRDAVLNLLNQGESEASVTRYKQSVKSMLGIE is encoded by the exons ATGGCGGCCTCCATGCTGAACCGGGTGTGTGTGACCCTCAGGGGCCCCCGAATCCCGAGCGCAGTGACCCGGAGACACCCGCAGTATAGCACAG CTCCTGTGTCCCGTGGGAACCGCTCTCCACCCAACTTCAGGTTCAGGAAGGAG CCTGCAGCTCCCAGGACAAGTAAGATGCAGCCTGACCAGGACTGGAACAGCGTCTATCCAACCGCAGCAGTGTTTAAGCCATCTACGGTGCCCCTTCCCGTGCGTATGGGGTATCCCATCAGGAGCAGCGTCCCCCCCGATAAGACCGGGAATTTGGAACTTGTGAAG atCCCCAACTTCCTGCACCTGACTCCTGTTGCTATAAAGCAGCACTGTTCCGCTCTGCGAG agTTCTGCACCCCGTTCCCATCCGCTCTTTCCAGCAATGAGTTGTGTGCGCAGCTTTTTCCAATTGAGTTTCAAACAGTGGATTACATATCATCCGGACCCTCCCTCCGAAATCCAAAAGCCAGAGCAGTGACCCTACAG ATAAAGCTCTCCAGTCTGAATCTAGATGACCGCGCCAGGAAGAAGCTCATTAAACTTGTAGGATCTCGTTACAGCGCACCGTCCGATACCCTCACAATCCGGGCTGACAG GTGTCCTGTGAGGAGACAAAATCGTGATTATGCTCTGTACCTGCTCACCGTCCTATACCACGAGTCCTGG AAAACGGAGGCCTGGGAGAGCGAGAAGTCGTTGAGCGACATGGAGGAGTACGTGTGGGAGGGCAGCGTATCCGAGAGGAACGCTGTACAGACTCTACAGCGTATGGGGAGCGCAGACCCCGCCCCTCGCGAACAGATCCTGGGATCGACCAGCGTGCAGGAATATCGCGACGCCGTGCTGAACCTGCTCAACCAGGGCGAGAGCGAGGCAAGTGTGACCCGCTACAAGCAGAGCGTCAAGAGCATGTTGGGCATTGAGTAA
- the MANSC4 gene encoding MANSC domain-containing protein 4, whose translation MAVALGSVSLFLCALILLGVQRSRSDPLCPHTSFYHDCWIRRFPGLILSLPGSQQRGARVLHRHVELSAQICSRKCCDQGSCNVAIFYYDTSEGRANCHLVHCPQPENCILRPQEGAVLFIVTVGVDPDLLVFDKLGHIDLNPRSSFKWERPNTSRALASPALLPTDQDPPPQSSHPQDPPPHPLSTGDHLPPATTPVSTSPVGASSLSGDDFREEPDSSHAGSMPPPKNQPPSDLPSPAHLDSSKQHFNETKGHSGRNQTSDGEGVGMGSASVGSWLLPVLLGSSVTFLCCCSGLLALGCCKRRRGRYRPGREGNTGRRKLIRCTLLKEKV comes from the exons ATGGCTGTAGCTCTGGGGTCTGTGAGTCTCTTCCTCTGTGCTCTGATCCTGCTGGGCGTGCAGAGGAGCCGCTCAGACCCTCTGTGCCCTCACACCTCCTTCTACCATGACTGCTGGATCAGGCGCTTCCCCGGGCTCATCCTCAGCCTCCCGGGGTCACAGCAGCGCGGAGCACGAGTGCTGCACAGACACGTGGAGCTCTCTGCACAGATCTGCAGCCGCAAGTGCTGTGACCAGG GGTCCTGTAATGTGGCCATCTTTTACTATGACACCAGTGAAGGCAGAGCCAACTGTCACCTGGTGCACTGTCCCCAGCCTGAGAACTGCATTCTGCGACCACAGGAGGGAGCGGTCCTGTTCATTGTTACAGTTG GTGTTGACCCCGATCTCTTGGTGTTTGATAAACTTGGGCACATTGATTTGAACCCAAGGTCATCCTTCAAATGGGAGCGTCCAAACACATCACGAGCGCTGGcctcccctgccctcctccccacTGACCAGGACCCTCCACCTCAATCTTCTCATCCTCAGGaccctccccctcatcccctctctaCTGGGGATCATCTCCCTCCTGCCACTACCCCCGTTTCTACCTCCCCGGTGGGAGCCAGCTCTCTGTCAGGGGACGACTTCAGGGAGGAGCCCGACTCTTCCCATGCAGGATCCATGCCCCCTCCAAAGAACCAGCCCCCGTCGGACCTGCCAAGTCCAGCCCATCTGGAcagcagcaaacagcacttcaaTGAGACCAAGGGCCACAGCGGGAGGAACCAGACCTCTGACGGGGAGGGGGTGGGCATGGGAAGTGCTAGCGTGGGCTCCTGGCTGCTCCCAGTATTGCTGGGCTCCTCAGTAACTTTCTTGTGTTGCTGCTCGGGGCTCCTGGCCCTCGGATGCTGCAAGCGGAGGAGAGGACGATACAGACCTGGACGAGAGGGCAACACTGGGAGACGGAAACTTATAAGGTGCACCCTACTCAAAGAGAAGGTGTGA